A region of Candidatus Sericytochromatia bacterium DNA encodes the following proteins:
- the udk gene encoding uridine kinase produces MRKPFVIGVAGGSGSGKTTVARNILERAGTTHVAHLLHDNYYHDLAHLSFEERSQVNFDHPDSLDNDLFIEHLKALLERRTIAAPKYDFKTHRRTEETVAIEPRPVILVEGILIFADPALRALMDLRIFVDTDADLRVLRRIKRDVAERGRHLETVIDQYLNSVRPMHNEFVAPSKKHANIVLPEGGMNQMAIEVLIAKVDSILKRQTAPLQSNAVH; encoded by the coding sequence GTGCGTAAGCCCTTTGTCATTGGCGTGGCGGGTGGGTCCGGCTCAGGCAAAACCACCGTCGCGCGGAATATCCTGGAACGCGCGGGAACCACCCACGTCGCCCACTTGCTGCACGACAACTATTATCACGACCTGGCGCACCTCTCGTTTGAGGAACGCAGTCAAGTCAATTTCGACCATCCGGATTCTCTCGACAACGACCTCTTCATCGAACACCTGAAGGCCTTGCTGGAACGCCGAACCATTGCGGCGCCCAAGTATGACTTCAAGACCCATCGGCGCACGGAGGAAACCGTCGCGATCGAACCGCGTCCAGTGATTCTGGTCGAAGGCATTCTGATCTTCGCAGATCCTGCACTGCGGGCCCTGATGGACCTTCGAATCTTTGTCGACACCGACGCAGATCTGCGGGTGCTGCGCCGCATCAAGCGGGACGTGGCGGAGCGCGGTCGACACCTGGAAACGGTCATCGACCAGTACCTGAACAGCGTCCGGCCGATGCACAATGAATTCGTCGCTCCCAGCAAGAAACACGCCAACATTGTGTTGCCGGAGGGCGGTATGAACCAGATGGCCATCGAGGTGTTGATCGCCAAAGTGGATTCCATCCTGAAACGTCAAACTGCGCCGCTCCAAAGCAACGCCGTTCATTAG